One region of Emys orbicularis isolate rEmyOrb1 chromosome 4, rEmyOrb1.hap1, whole genome shotgun sequence genomic DNA includes:
- the JDP2 gene encoding jun dimerization protein 2, with translation MMPGQIPDPSLTAGALPGLGPLTGLPGTTLTVEELKYADIRNIGAMISPLHFLEVKLGKRPQPVKSELDEEEERRKRRREKNKVAAARCRNKKKERTEFLQRESERLELMNAELKAQIEELKQERQQLILMLNRHRPTCIVRTDSIKTPESEANPLLEQLEKK, from the exons ATGATGCCAGGGCAGATTCCGGATCCATCCCTGACAGCTGGCGCTCTACCTGGGCTTGGCCCCTTGACAGGACTCCCGGGTACCACCCTGACGGTGGAAGAGCTGAAGTACGCTGACATCCGCAACATTGGGGCTATGATCTCACCACTGCATTTCTTGGAGGTCAAACTTGGGAAAAGACCCCAGCCTGTGAAAAGTGAG ctggatgaggaagaggagaggaggaaaaggcgccgtgagaaaaacaaagtagcaGCAGCTCGATGTCGCAACAAGAAGAAGGAGAGGACAGAGTTCCTGCAGCGG GAGTCCGAGCGTCTGGAGCTCATGAATGCCGAGCTGAAAGCCCAGATAGAGGAGCTGAAgcaggagaggcagcagctgATTCTAATGCTGAACAGACACCGTCCCACTTGCATTGTGCGGACAGACAGCATCAAGACACCGGAGAGTGAAGCCAACCCACTGCTTGAACAACTAGAGAAAAAGTGA